The Pararhizobium sp. IMCC21322 sequence CACTTTTGCATTGAGTTGGGATCTGCCGACTATTCGCTTCGGGTCAGGCCGTCATCATGCCCGGAAATACACCAAGCACTGGGGCTGTGAAGGCAACAATGCACTTGCGATGGTCGAACAGGCTTTATCCTGCGCTCCGGATTGGTCGCAACGCATTGACGCCTGGCATGACAGCATGATTGCCCGGCTCGGCGATAGCCCATCGGTCACAGGCATGATGCTGAACGAGCTGTATTTTCTTGTGGATGGCATGACCGTCTATACAGCCGAGTCTGAAGCCGACAATGGCCATTTTGGCATTATCGAATGCCCTGACTACCCCTATTACAACACCCTTGATTTGTGGATTTATGCATCGGAGGCGGTGCTGAGTTTATGGCCACAGGCCGCTCGTTTAGTCATGGAGGATTTTGCCCGCAGCGTCTTGCAAAAAGATGATCGACAGCGTCGTCACATGCGCTCAAAAGCCAGCTTTCCTGTGAAACGAGCCGGAGCATTGCCGCATGATCAGGGCTGCCCGGATGAGGATCCATTTTTTGTCAATAATGGCTATGCCTGGCAGGATTCTACCCAATGGAAGGATCTCAATTCGCAATTCCTGATTGGCTTTGTGCGCGACGGGCGGAAATTTGGCGCGCATTGGTTGGCAGCACATTGGGATGAGGCCCGAGCGGCTTGTTTGCATCTCAATCAATATGACCGGGATGGCGACGGGCTGATCGAAAATGACGGCTTTCCTGATCAGACGTTTGACAATATTCCGATGAAAGGACCCAGCGCCTATTGTGGTGGCTTGTGGATTGCGGCCCTGTTTGCAATGGCAGAGGCCGCACATCGTGTCGGAGATACCAGTGCTGGCAAAACCTACTGCGACCAGGCCAAATCTGCCCGTGAAGCCCTCGAAGCTGCGTTATGGACGGGCACGCATTATCGGCTGGACCGGGATGGCCCGTTTTCCGAATGTTTGCTGATCGAACAGCTTTTTGGCGCATTTCTGGCGCGGCGCTATGGGTTTGATAACGTGGTTCCAGACAAGCATGCCATTCTGGCCCTGAAGACGCTCTATCGCGAAAATTTTCAAATTGCGGGACGTGGAGAGGGCGCAATTACGCTTGCAAATATGCTTCCAGCCGCAATTCAGGCTGTGCAGGATGATCACCACATCGCGTTCCAGACTTCGGAATGTATTGTCGGGTTCAATTTCAGTTTTGCGGCGCAACTGGAATGCTGGGGGCTGAGGCATGAGGGCCAGAAAATCCGCAAGGCGCTTTACCGTAACCTTTATCAGCGCGGCATGTTTGCCCGCACGCCAGCAGCATATGATGTGGCTGGCATGGAAAAGGGACTAAAGTTCCGAGCAACCATGAACATGCGACCACTGGCGGTCTGGTTCGCGTCGCCCTGGGATTTCAGGCAACCGGATCAGGCCATGTTAAAGCGGTAGATCGTTTCCTGAAAATAGGTTTCGCCTGGCCGCAAGGTGGAATCGGTAAAGTGACGGTGGTTCGGACTGTCCGGCCAGCGTTGTGGCTCCAGACACAGCCCGGCACTGACCCCGTAATTGCGACCATCCAGGCCTGGAACCGGCACATTCAACTTGTAACCATCGTAAAATTGCAGGCCAGGTTCTGTGGACAGAACATCCATCGATAATCCGTTGCGGGAGCTGCTCAGCCGGGCAGCAGGAACGGGCCTTGGTCGCGGCGCAAGTGCCAGAACATAATTTGTGTCAAAGGCAATGCGGCGGCCTTCATGCAAGGTGCGCACAGGCCGCGTCTCGCGAAAGTCAAACAAGGTATTCTGCACTGGCAACACAGCACCCGTCGGGATCATATCCTGTGTCACGGGCGTGTAGGCATCCGCTTCAATCTGAAGTGTGTGATCCAGAATATCCGGTGAACCATCCAGATTGAAATAGGAATGATGCGCCAGATTCATCAGTGTTGGTGCATTGGTCGTGGCTTCATAAATGACGTGGAGTGACGCAGGCGGGACGATTTTGTAAGTACAGCTGACCATGACCCGGCCCGGATATCCATCTTCCCCATCTGGCGAAACAAGTGTCAGGCGAATGGAATCAGGGGCAATTGACCCGACCGTCCACAGCCGCTTACCAAAACTGGCATCCCCGCCATGCAGATGGTGCGGCTCGGTGTTCTGACTCAGTTGATGCATGCGGCCATCGAGCGGGAAGCGGCCATAAGCAATACGGTTGGCGTAGCGCCCTGCAGTCGCGCCAAAGAAAGGAGAGTGATTGGCGTAATCCTCAAGGCGGTCAAAACCCAGCACAAGCGGATGATCAAAACCATCCAGCCGCAAATCCCGCAGGACTGTTCCCCATGTTAGTATTTTTGCGCGCAACGCTCCGGCACCGATTTCAACTTCGTTGATCTCAGTGCGGTCTTCCAATTTGCCAAATGGTCGCTTGAAATTCATGAACCCCACCTTCACTCGAATCAATGACTTTATGCCTGCCATCAGTGTTAGCGCAGATCATCATCTTAGGAAACGGGGCAGGCGTTTCCAAGCTGCCGATTTCCGGTCAGCTAGACCCAACCGCCATCCACGATAAAGCGCTGATTGGTGCAGGCCGCTGCCGCATCAGAAGCCAAAAACAAAATCGGACCAACCATATCGTCAGGCACCAGTTTGCGCTGCAGGCACTGGTTTTCCAGGATCGATTTCTCGCCCTCATCATCCAGCCATAACTCTTCCTGTCGCTTGGTGATAATCCAGCCCGGCAGCACCGTGTTGACGCGAATATTGTCCGGACCCATGATGCGTGCCAGCGAACGTGTCAGACCTTCCACCGCCGATTTTGCCGTGGTGTAACAGGGCATGGATCCAGTCCCCATAACCCAGGACGTCGATCCCATATTGATGATGGACCCACCGCCCAGTTTTTTCATGTCATCCTGCACCGCCTGTGCGCTGAAGAACTGATGCTTTAAATTGACGGCAAAGCGCTCATCCCAATACTCTGATGTTACGTCCTTGATGTCATGGCGCTGATCATGTGCAGCGTTGTTGACCAACACACCAATCGGTCCAAAGCGATCACGCACTTGAGCAATGCTTGCCTGAAGCGCTGGAATATCCGTCAGATCACAATGCAGAAACGCAACCGAGTGCCCGGCATCGGTCAGCTCCTGTTCCAGCGCCTGACTGGGTTCATCAGCAATGTCGAAAAACGCGACCGAGGCCCCTTGCTCGGCAAAGCCACGCACCAGATGCGCACCAATACCACTACCGCCGCCGGTGATCAGGACAACTTTGCCGTCAAGATCGGGAAAACGGGCGGAACTCATTATTTGGTTCCATACATGCGGTCACCGGCATCACCGAGGCCCGGCATGATATAGCCCTTCTCATTCAGCCGCTCGTCCAGCGCCGCTGTATAGATCGGCACATCCGGATGGCTTGTACGGAATTTTTCAACACCTTCCGGTGCCGCCAGCAGGCACAGAAAGCGGATTTGCTTTGCGCCACGCTCTTTCAGTTTTTCAATAGCAGCCGTTGCCGAGTTGGATGTCGCCAGCATCGGGTCCACCACAATCACAAGCCTGTCTTCCAGCTTCTCCGGGGCCTTGAAGTAATACTCCACCGGCTCCAGCGTTTCGTGGTCACGGTAAAGACCAATATGGGCGACCCGGGCTGCAGGCACCAGATCCAGCATGCCTTCCAGCAAGCCGTTGCCTGCGCGCAAAATGGACGCGAAGACCAGTTTCTTGCCTTCCAGAATGGGCGCATCCATTTCCTGCATCGGAGTTTCAATGCGTTTGGTGGTCAGCGTCAGATCGCGTGTGACCTCATAGCAAAGCAATAATGAAATTTCGCGCAGCAATCTGCGAAACCCGGCTGTTGAGGTTTTCTTGTCCCGCATGATGGTCAGTTTGTGCTTGATCAGCGGATGATCAACAATCGTAAACGGAGCTGGCAGATTATTGGCGTCGGTAACCATTGGAAACTTCCCTGAGCAAAACGTACTGCCAATTTCTTAGCAGCGCACAGCAAGCGGAAAAAGCCTTTGGCCGCCCGAAACACGGGGCCTGAGGGGATTCAGTCAGGTTTTACACCGTTAATCTTCAAACAGGCGCTGAAACAGGCGCTGTCGCGTCGGCTCGTCCACAAAGGCGGCTTCAATCGCCTGATGGGTAATCGCCACCAGATCAACAGCGGCAAGCTGGAATGCTGTTGCCCCTTCTTCATATTCCTGACCGATGCTGGTCTGGAAGAAGGGCGGATCATCGGAGTTGAGTGTCATGCGCACACCGGCGGTTCGAAGCGCCGTAAACGGATGCGTGTCACGACCGCTGCACAAGCCAAGTGATACATTTGAGCCGGGGCAGACTTCCAGTACGATGTCTTCCTCGCGCAGCCGGAGCAGCAGGTCTGCGTCCTCGACAGAACGCACACCATGGCCAATCCGCTTGACATCCAGTTCATCAAGGACGGCGCGCACACTTTCCGGCCCGGCAAATTCACCGGCATGGGCCGTCAGACCCATCCCCGCATCCGCAGCCGTCTGAAACGCTTTGGCAAAATCCGCCGGATGAAACATGCGCTCATCGCCGCCAATGCCAAATCCTGTAACCATGGGATGGGGATGCGTGTGCAACAGGCGCGCAACAGGCTCGGCCCGTTCCGGCCCGAAATGGCGCACGCAAGTGACGATGATCCGGCCTTCAATACCGGTTTCATTACCCGCCCGCTTTATGCCATCTGCCAGCGCCTCAATGTAAGCGGTGTAGCTCAGCCCTGCCAATTCCGCATGATCTGGAGAGGCAAAGATTTCTCCATAGATCATGCCTTCTGCCGCTGCGCTGCTGAAATAATCATGGGACAGATCACTGTAATCCTGCTCGGTGATAAACACTGCCGCTGCCCGGTCATAGGCATTCAGGAAACTGGTAAAATCATGCCAGATGTAATGCCCGTTTGCATCAATCAACCCGTCGATTGAAATCCCGTTCTGGGCAGCTTTCCTGCGCACAAGGGCAGGCGAGGCCGCGCCTTCAATGTGACAATGCAGTTCTGCTTTCATCACCATTATGCAAAACCTCTGACCGGCATATCAGATGCACGTTTGAGCCAGTTATCTTCAGCCCAGTCCGCCTTGCGGTCAAACATATGAAGTGCGTAGGCCTCGCGAGAGCGTGGACTTGTATTGGATGCGGAGCTGTGTGGCACAAGCCCATGGATCACAACCAGCGTGCCTTTGGGTGCTTCCAAAGCTTCTTGCGGACCCTGTGGTTTGGCGTCAGATGTCTGCTCCATGATCAGATCATCGCCATCATAATGGAACCGCTCCAGCAGCCCGGCCTTGTGACCCCCGGCCTGTCCGATCAGGCAGCCATTGCTCTGATCTGCATCTTCCAGCGCAAACCAGAAGCCGGTTGTGGTCATGGGGCTTGTATAAAGAAAGGTGGAATCCTGATGCATGCCCACCTCGCCGCCAATGAAGGGCTGTTTCATGATCACCATGGATTGCACCAGACCCGGATCCTGCAGTCCCAGCGCCTCTGCAAGATTGCCAAGTTTTTCAGATCGTGAAAACCGGTCAAATTCCGGATCAAGATCATGCAACGCATGGCCGATCTTATTGAGCGCCTGATGCTTTGGCTTCACCAGTTCGCCTTTGGCATCAAATGCTCCGGTCTCGAAGAAGAAGCGGATTTTATCGCCGGATTCCTTGAAATAGAGATCCCGTGCATGGGCCTGATCATCTGTTGAAAAGGTGCTGCGCACGCTTTCGGGATCAAACGCATCCACCAGCCCGGCAATCCTGGCTTTTAACGCGTCACAGGCGGCATCGCTGGCAAAACCTTCCAGAATCAGAAAACCGTTTTCTTCATAAAAGGCCAGCATTTCCGGTGTTGGCCTGCCATCGGCAGGACTGATAAAACGTTTCGCGACAGGCAAGTCAGATTGCATTTTAATCACTCCGGTCAGACAGGTGGGCTTCGCAAGTCAGTTGATCATCTGTGGTTTCACTGAGGTTTGTTTCAACCATCATGTCAAAACGCTGGAAAGTCCACTGGCACGAAATCGGGAAAACGCCTATAGCTGACCTTTCATATTCACAATTCCCGCCCAGAGTTCATGACCGATAGCGACCAACTTCTTTCTTCACCCAGCGCCCAGGCGCAACTTCTGTCCAAAGCGCTTCCCTATATGCAGCGCTATGATGGTCAGACCGTTGTTGTAAAATATGGCGGTCACGCCATGGGAGACGCGTCACTGTCCCGCGCTTTTGCCCGGGATATCACGCTGCTGCATCAATCCGGCGTTTTACCTGTTGTCGTCCATGGTGGCGGACCACAGATCGGGCAGATGCTTCAGCGTCTTGGTATTGAAAGCAAATTTGAGGGCGGATTGCGGGTGACCGATGAAGCGACGGTTGAAGTCGTGGAAATGGTTCTGGCCGGGTCTATCAACAAGGATATTGTCGCTTCCATCAACAGCGAAGGCGGTCGCGCCGTTGGGCTGTGCGGTAAAGACGGCAATCTGCTGACGGCCCGAAAACTCGCCCGCAGCATGATGGATCCTGACAGCAATATTGAGCGGATCATTGACCTTGGCTTTGTCGGTGAACCGGTGAATGTGGACAGCACTGTGTTGCAGATGCTGGCGCAGAGCAAACTCATCCCTGTCATTGCGCCGGTGGCTCCGGGCAAAGATGGTGAGACTTACAACGTCAACGCAGACACGTGCGCAGGCGCTATCGCTGGCGCACTCTCTGCACGTCGACTGCTGTTTTTGACCGACGTTCCCGGTGTTCTGGACAAGAACGGAAACCTGATCAAACAGCTCACCGTCTCAGAAGCTGAAGCGCTGATTGCTGATGGAACGATTTCCGGCGGCATGATTCCAAAGGTCGAAACCTGTATTGAGGCATTGGAACAGGGCGTATCCGGTGTCGTTATCCTCAATGGCAAAACCAGACACGCGGTCTTGCTTGAACTCTTCACAGAACATGGTGCTGGCACGTTGTTCGTGCCGGGCTGACTCTCCCCCAAAACAGATCGAGACATAATGACCGTTGAAAAACTTGAGCCGCATGATGCGGACGATTTGATCGCTTTTGACCATGTCAGCGAGTGGGTCTTTGATCTCGACAATACGCTTTATCCACGGCATTCCAATCTGTTCGATCAGATCGACAAGCGCATGACCACCTATGTGGCGCGCCTGATGAACCTTGGGCGCGATGAAGCAAGAATCATCCAGAAGGACTTTTATCACCGCCACGGGACGACCTTGCGCGGCCTGATGCTGGAACAACAGATCGACACGGACGAGTTTCTGGAATTTGTCCATGACATCGACCACACCCCCATTGAACCCAATCCCGAACTTGCCCAGGCCATCAAGGCGTTGCCAGGACGTAAGCTGATTTACACCAATGGATCGCGCAAGCACGCCGAGGCTGTGGCTGACCGATTGGGAATTTCAGAACATTTTGAAGACATTTTCGACATTGTGGCCGCTGATCTGGAGCCAAAGCCAGATCCGGCACCGTATGGCAAGTTTTTTGCCATGATGGGTGTTGATCCAACACGGGCGGCCATGTTCGAGGACCTGCCGAAAAATCTGCGCGTTCCCAGGAATGAAGGCATGGTCACAACCCTGCTTGTCCCGCAAGGCACGCGTGACGTGTTCCACGAAGAGTGGGAGCTGGAAAAACAGGATGGCGATCCGGTGGATTTTGTCACCGACGATTTGACAGAATTTCTGCAGGAAATTCTGGCGGTCATCCGCTGATTTAGGGCGCGTTTTGTGGCCATGTTGGGTTGCTGTAAATATTAGGTTTACGAAACGATTTCGACAAACGCCAAATTCGAAATAGCCTGGATTTGGTTCCGGTGTCTCAAGCTAGTATTTCAAGTCCTTCATCTTTACAAACCTTCGCGACCCATTCCATATCGAGTTCGGGTGAATTTGTCGGCCAGTCATCAGCACCGACTTCAAGGTCTGTGCCACATATTTTGAATACATTTTCATGGATCGCGCCGGGCACATTCAAGATCAACATCCGGGCCTCGGAATCAGAGGTGTTTTGAAAAGAGTGCACACCTCCTTTGGGTACTTTTACAAATTCGCCGGGACCCGCATTCGTGACAACACCGTCGACGGTGAATTCTACAGTTCCTTCGCGGACAAAAAATGATTCAGCATCGTCGGGGTGGCGGTTCTGTGGCGCACCTGCCGATGGTAACAAGGTGGCGTCACATAGAAAATACCCGTCGCTCTCGCTCGACGTGAGGAAATGCATTTTCATACCCATCAAATACATTGTTCGTTTGGTTTGCCGTTCCATTTTTCTCTGCCCTTTTAGTTTGTTTCGTTGGTAATGAAGCCCAGCATCATAAAACTATGAGGTCGGAATTACGCCATGCCAGCCAAGTGAATATTTTACAGAATTCCTACAAACCGAGTGGTATCCATTTTGCTGATTTTGGTAGTATGTCCCCAAAACGCCTGATCGGCTTTCATCGAGGTTTTTCTGGCCCAGATCGATATGTCACCCAGTATTTTGGCAAACCGATTGTTATTGCGCACAATGATTGTTGGGTTAGACTGATCTGGGTGGAAGAGATTGTTCATTTGGTGCCTCGGGGGATGTAAGTGGTTGTTGAACTAACAATAGAAGGCTCCCGAGGGCCTTGCATGATGATTGGCTTACCGTTGGCTCATCAGACCGTTTGTTTTGCTAACCGCAGGCTTATTTTTTTGTGATTTATCAATTTGGCGTCTTTCAGCTCGATATCGATGGCCTGGAACTCAGCAAGGATGGCGCGCTCGTAAAGTTGCAACCGCAAGCCTTTGCGCTGTTGAGTTTTCTGATTGAAAATCGTGACCGGGTGGTGACGAAAGACGAGGTGATCGACAAGGTTTGGGATGCACGTGTGGTATCCGATGCAACACTCAATACTCGGATTAACGCTTTGCGCCGGGCTTTGGGTGACAGCGGAGTCGTTCAATCGGTCATCAAGACCTTTCCAAGACGCGGGTTCAGGTTCGTCGCCAGCTTGAACGACAGCACTCCGGATTCCTCTGTTGCGGTGCCAATGCCAAATACAGATTCAAAGCCTTCCATAGCGGTGTTGCCATTTGTCAACATTAGCGGTGACGCGGAGCAAGAATTTTTCGCCGATGGTATTACGGAAGATCTGGTCACATCCATGTCTCGGATTGGTGGACTGTTCATCACGGGGCGAAACTCGACATTTGCCTACAAAGAATCTCGCACTGATATCAAAACAATTTCTGCGGAGCTGAATGTCAGATACGTTTTGGAGGGCAGCGTCCGGACGGCAGGAAAACGTGTGCGTGTATCAGTTCGACTGTCAGTGGGTGCCACCGGCGAACAATTGTGGGCCGATCGATACGACCGCGAATTGGACGATATCTTTCTCATACAAGATGAAGTGACAAACAGTGTCGTCGGCCAGTTGGCCCCTGAAATCTATTCCGCTGAGAATGCAAGAACGCAACGTATTCCACCCCAAAACCTTGATGCTTGGGAGTGTTTCGTTCGCGCAATGCATCAATACAGTCTTCAATCGGCAAAGAGTAGTTCAGAGGCGATCCGATTGCTCGAGCGCGCCACTGTCCTTGATCCGGAATATGCGCAGGCATGGGGCTTGTATGCACTGACCATGGCTTGGCGAGCGATCCAACGACTGGAGCCGTTTGATGAAGCCGTTGCGCTCGCATC is a genomic window containing:
- a CDS encoding pyrimidine 5'-nucleotidase produces the protein MTVEKLEPHDADDLIAFDHVSEWVFDLDNTLYPRHSNLFDQIDKRMTTYVARLMNLGRDEARIIQKDFYHRHGTTLRGLMLEQQIDTDEFLEFVHDIDHTPIEPNPELAQAIKALPGRKLIYTNGSRKHAEAVADRLGISEHFEDIFDIVAADLEPKPDPAPYGKFFAMMGVDPTRAAMFEDLPKNLRVPRNEGMVTTLLVPQGTRDVFHEEWELEKQDGDPVDFVTDDLTEFLQEILAVIR
- a CDS encoding GH116 family glycosyl hydrolase, with translation MILPDAAFKIAMDWDGPEPQRKISAQTGGTSDSGLPLGGLGTGGMVFSRTGRFTRWTINPQQVLHHREAAAGFALWQQEAGQDPKSFMLQPDPNDGSLSAASWREENAKNQYAALFPKAWHDYAGCPGPVKARCESFSPLVPDDLETSALPVAIFKWTLENTSTAPMSAALMFQFPNLVGAFRECGKPYRRHAGCFNTPVHSDTAHSIVFDRQTAASSPDSPPDMGEGQMAISIANDGNLLLTECATFDAASDGSDFWPGFSKSGTLDPSVDWIADAGFREVETNRPAGALAAKCELAPGESRTITFALSWDLPTIRFGSGRHHARKYTKHWGCEGNNALAMVEQALSCAPDWSQRIDAWHDSMIARLGDSPSVTGMMLNELYFLVDGMTVYTAESEADNGHFGIIECPDYPYYNTLDLWIYASEAVLSLWPQAARLVMEDFARSVLQKDDRQRRHMRSKASFPVKRAGALPHDQGCPDEDPFFVNNGYAWQDSTQWKDLNSQFLIGFVRDGRKFGAHWLAAHWDEARAACLHLNQYDRDGDGLIENDGFPDQTFDNIPMKGPSAYCGGLWIAALFAMAEAAHRVGDTSAGKTYCDQAKSAREALEAALWTGTHYRLDRDGPFSECLLIEQLFGAFLARRYGFDNVVPDKHAILALKTLYRENFQIAGRGEGAITLANMLPAAIQAVQDDHHIAFQTSECIVGFNFSFAAQLECWGLRHEGQKIRKALYRNLYQRGMFARTPAAYDVAGMEKGLKFRATMNMRPLAVWFASPWDFRQPDQAMLKR
- a CDS encoding adenosine deaminase; translated protein: MKAELHCHIEGAASPALVRRKAAQNGISIDGLIDANGHYIWHDFTSFLNAYDRAAAVFITEQDYSDLSHDYFSSAAAEGMIYGEIFASPDHAELAGLSYTAYIEALADGIKRAGNETGIEGRIIVTCVRHFGPERAEPVARLLHTHPHPMVTGFGIGGDERMFHPADFAKAFQTAADAGMGLTAHAGEFAGPESVRAVLDELDVKRIGHGVRSVEDADLLLRLREEDIVLEVCPGSNVSLGLCSGRDTHPFTALRTAGVRMTLNSDDPPFFQTSIGQEYEEGATAFQLAAVDLVAITHQAIEAAFVDEPTRQRLFQRLFED
- a CDS encoding SDR family NAD(P)-dependent oxidoreductase; translated protein: MSSARFPDLDGKVVLITGGGSGIGAHLVRGFAEQGASVAFFDIADEPSQALEQELTDAGHSVAFLHCDLTDIPALQASIAQVRDRFGPIGVLVNNAAHDQRHDIKDVTSEYWDERFAVNLKHQFFSAQAVQDDMKKLGGGSIINMGSTSWVMGTGSMPCYTTAKSAVEGLTRSLARIMGPDNIRVNTVLPGWIITKRQEELWLDDEGEKSILENQCLQRKLVPDDMVGPILFLASDAAAACTNQRFIVDGGWV
- a CDS encoding winged helix-turn-helix domain-containing protein, which encodes MIYQFGVFQLDIDGLELSKDGALVKLQPQAFALLSFLIENRDRVVTKDEVIDKVWDARVVSDATLNTRINALRRALGDSGVVQSVIKTFPRRGFRFVASLNDSTPDSSVAVPMPNTDSKPSIAVLPFVNISGDAEQEFFADGITEDLVTSMSRIGGLFITGRNSTFAYKESRTDIKTISAELNVRYVLEGSVRTAGKRVRVSVRLSVGATGEQLWADRYDRELDDIFLIQDEVTNSVVGQLAPEIYSAENARTQRIPPQNLDAWECFVRAMHQYSLQSAKSSSEAIRLLERATVLDPEYAQAWGLYALTMAWRAIQRLEPFDEAVALASRAAEAAIAADINEAWAHMGLGMAGMVARQQSKAVMGFERAVELSPNFAYAHAMCGAANA
- a CDS encoding aldose epimerase family protein; the encoded protein is MNFKRPFGKLEDRTEINEVEIGAGALRAKILTWGTVLRDLRLDGFDHPLVLGFDRLEDYANHSPFFGATAGRYANRIAYGRFPLDGRMHQLSQNTEPHHLHGGDASFGKRLWTVGSIAPDSIRLTLVSPDGEDGYPGRVMVSCTYKIVPPASLHVIYEATTNAPTLMNLAHHSYFNLDGSPDILDHTLQIEADAYTPVTQDMIPTGAVLPVQNTLFDFRETRPVRTLHEGRRIAFDTNYVLALAPRPRPVPAARLSSSRNGLSMDVLSTEPGLQFYDGYKLNVPVPGLDGRNYGVSAGLCLEPQRWPDSPNHRHFTDSTLRPGETYFQETIYRFNMA
- the upp gene encoding uracil phosphoribosyltransferase, yielding MVTDANNLPAPFTIVDHPLIKHKLTIMRDKKTSTAGFRRLLREISLLLCYEVTRDLTLTTKRIETPMQEMDAPILEGKKLVFASILRAGNGLLEGMLDLVPAARVAHIGLYRDHETLEPVEYYFKAPEKLEDRLVIVVDPMLATSNSATAAIEKLKERGAKQIRFLCLLAAPEGVEKFRTSHPDVPIYTAALDERLNEKGYIMPGLGDAGDRMYGTK
- the argB gene encoding acetylglutamate kinase; amino-acid sequence: MTDSDQLLSSPSAQAQLLSKALPYMQRYDGQTVVVKYGGHAMGDASLSRAFARDITLLHQSGVLPVVVHGGGPQIGQMLQRLGIESKFEGGLRVTDEATVEVVEMVLAGSINKDIVASINSEGGRAVGLCGKDGNLLTARKLARSMMDPDSNIERIIDLGFVGEPVNVDSTVLQMLAQSKLIPVIAPVAPGKDGETYNVNADTCAGAIAGALSARRLLFLTDVPGVLDKNGNLIKQLTVSEAEALIADGTISGGMIPKVETCIEALEQGVSGVVILNGKTRHAVLLELFTEHGAGTLFVPG
- a CDS encoding phytanoyl-CoA dioxygenase family protein yields the protein MQSDLPVAKRFISPADGRPTPEMLAFYEENGFLILEGFASDAACDALKARIAGLVDAFDPESVRSTFSTDDQAHARDLYFKESGDKIRFFFETGAFDAKGELVKPKHQALNKIGHALHDLDPEFDRFSRSEKLGNLAEALGLQDPGLVQSMVIMKQPFIGGEVGMHQDSTFLYTSPMTTTGFWFALEDADQSNGCLIGQAGGHKAGLLERFHYDGDDLIMEQTSDAKPQGPQEALEAPKGTLVVIHGLVPHSSASNTSPRSREAYALHMFDRKADWAEDNWLKRASDMPVRGFA
- a CDS encoding cupin domain-containing protein gives rise to the protein MERQTKRTMYLMGMKMHFLTSSESDGYFLCDATLLPSAGAPQNRHPDDAESFFVREGTVEFTVDGVVTNAGPGEFVKVPKGGVHSFQNTSDSEARMLILNVPGAIHENVFKICGTDLEVGADDWPTNSPELDMEWVAKVCKDEGLEILA